The segment GCGAATTCTGACTGAAGATGTTGGATTCTCAAAGTTCTTTGCTCAGCAAGAAATTAATCGTTACACGGTGAAACTTCCGGGTCATGCGCCTTCTTATTTCTACGGCTATCAGAGGCTCATGCAGCTTCGTCAAGAAGTCGAAAAACAGATGGGTCAGCAGTTTGATCAAACTGCTTTTCACGATTTTATTTTGGCTCAAGGTTTTATGCCGCAACAGTTACTCCGCCAAACCGTGTTAGAGCAATTTGTAGCCGCAAAAACCAAATCATTTCCTTCTTATCTCAGATAGTGAACTTTTCTGAAGCATTTGTCAGGATCAGCCCCCCGTCATACTTACAATGGTCTCGAATTCTTTTTGTTCTCTTCAGAATCATTAGGAAATATTAAGATATGGCTGACGAGCTTATTAAACCTTACAACGGCGATCCGTTCACAGGACATCTCTCGACCCCTATCAGTGATTCTGGCTTCACCCGCGCTTTCATCGGTAACCTCCCGGCTTACCGGAAAGGCTTATCGCCCCTGTTGCGCGGTCTTGAAATCGGAATGGCACATGGGTACTTTTTGGTCGGTCCTTGGACGCTCCTAGGTCCTCTGCGTGACTCTGATCATGCAGCAGTTGGCGGATTAATTTCTGCAATTGCTTTGATCTTGATCGCAACGGCTTGCCTATCAACCT is part of the Leptolyngbya boryana PCC 6306 genome and harbors:
- a CDS encoding photosystem I reaction center protein subunit XI — its product is MADELIKPYNGDPFTGHLSTPISDSGFTRAFIGNLPAYRKGLSPLLRGLEIGMAHGYFLVGPWTLLGPLRDSDHAAVGGLISAIALILIATACLSTYGLATFQGDNDSATDSLQTSEGWSQFAGGFFVGATGGAAVAFLLLSNFPIIDKIFTGAFN